DNA from Pelobacter propionicus DSM 2379:
CCGGAAGTGGAGCCTGCCCGGTTTCCCTCACTGCGCAGCAGTGAGAGGATCGTCATAGTGGGCAGCGGTCCGGCCGGTCTGTTCGCCGCATTGCGTCTAACCGAGTACGGGTTGAACGCCACGCTCATTGAGCGGGGGCAGCCGGTGGAGCAGCGGGCGCGGGACGTACAGCAGTTCTGGAGAAACGGGATACTCAACCCAGAGAGCAATGTGCAGTTCGGCGAAGGGGGGGCGGGAACCTTTTCCGATGGCAAGCTGACGAGCCGTTCCCGGGATGCGCTGGTGCCCTGGGTTCTGGAGCGGCTGGTGGATTTCGGCGCCCAGCCCGAGGTCCGCTACCTGGCCAAGCCGCACATCGGCACCGACCGCCTGCGCCATGTGGTTGCCAACCTGCGCGCCCATCTGCTGGAGCGGGGGACTAGGGTCTGTTTCGGCAGCCGCCTCAGTGACCTGATCGTGCGCGATGGCCGCTGCCGTGCCATCGTGGTCAACGACTGCGAGGAGCTGGCATGCGACCGGCTGATCCTGGCCACCGGCCACAGCGCCCGGGATACCTATGAACTGCTGCATCGCCGCGGGGTGCCGATGGAGCGCAAGGCCTTCGCCATGGGGCTGCGCGTGGAGCACCCCCAGGCACTGATCGATGCTATCCAGTACGGCGGCACGCGCCACCCGAATCTGCCCCCGGCCGACTACGCCCTGGCCTGGAACAACCGCGGCAGTGGTCGCAGCGCCTATTCCTTCTGCATGTGTCCCGGCGGCGTGGTGGTGGCGGGGGCTTCGGAGCAGGGGGGAGTGGTCACCAATGGCATGAGCGGTCAACTGCGCAATTCTCCCTTTGCCAATAGCGCGCTGGTGGTCAATGTGACCCCGGACGATTTCGGCGGCCCGGGGCCGCTGGCGGGCATCCATTTCCAGCGTCACTGGGAGCGCAAGGCCTTCAGCGCTGGGGGGGGCGGCTTTCGCGCCCCGGCCCAGGGGGTGCTTTCGTTTATGGGGCTCCCCGGCCAAAGGGCGCTCTCCAGCAGCTATCGCCCCGGCATCGTCGAGTCCGAACTGGACCAGGTCCTGCCCCCCCTTGTGATCTCCACGTTGCGGGAGGGTCTTGTCGACTTCAACCGGCGCATGCGCGGCTTCATCTGCGCCGAGGCTGTCCTGGTCGGCATCGAATCGCGCACTTCCGCACCGGTACGGATAGTGCGGGACGAACGCTTCGAATCCATCGGTATCGGCAGGCTCTATCCGGCCGGCGAAGGAGCCGGTTACGCCGGCGGAATCATGAGTTCGGCCATTGACGGCGTCAGGATCGCCGATACCATCGCGGCCAGTCTGGATGGTCGGGCGTGAAAAGATGATGGGCAGAGAGTAACTTTCATCCGGCAGCTGGGGTCTTCCAGCTGCCGAATCCATGTATAAGGAGCATCAGGTGACACGACAGTATGTTGCGGATATAAAGGACCGGGATCCGGTCAAGGGAGTCTTTCTGGTCAAGGAAAAGATCATGGCCATGGCCAAGAACGGCAAACCGTATATGAATCTGCGGTTCATGGACAAGAGCGGTGAGGTGGACGCCAAACTGTGGGACAACACGGACGTTCTGGACAAGCTCTTCGACAAGAATGACTTTGTCAGGGTGCGTGGCAAAGCCTCGGTCTATATGAACAAAATGCAGGTCGTGGTGGCCGAGATCAGTAGGGTCCCGGATGAGGAGGTCAACCTGGCCGACTTCCTGCCCGAATCGCCCCGCAGCATCGGAGAGATGCGCCAGGAACTGCGCGACGTGGTCGGCGCTCTTGACAATTCCCACCTGAAGGGGCTGATGGAGGCATTTCTGGCCGACGAGCCGCTGATGGATCAGTACTGCAAAGCCCCGGCAGCCAAGGGGATGCACCATGTCTACCTGGGAGGGTTGCTGGAGCATTCACTGGCGCTGGTCAGGCTGATCAGGGCCATCGTACCGTTGTACGAGGGGATCAACGAGGACCTGCTGGTGGTGGGTGCCCTGCTGCACGATGTTGGCAAGATCCAGGAGATGAGTTACGAGCGTGCCTTCGACTATACCGATGCCGGCAAGTTGCTGGGGCATATCACCATCGGCGTGGAACTGGTGGAAGACAAAATCCGTCAGGTGGATGGTTTTCCACGGGAACTGTCGCTCTTGCTGAAACATATGCTGCTCTCACATCATGGCCAGTATGAATTCGGCTCACCCAAGCGCCCCAAGACCGTTGAAGCCACCATCCTGAACTACCTGGATGATATGGATTCCAAGATCAACGGAATCCGCACCCATATCGCCAAGGAGACCGCCAGCAGTTCCCGCTGGACCGCCCATCACCGGCTGTACGACCGCTATTTCTTCAAGGTGAACGGTCTGGACGGGGAGGAGGAACCTGTCTGCGCCCGCGAGGAGGGTTGCCAGGTGGTACCGCTGGAAGAGCTTCCCCCGCCGGCGGTGCAGCGGCCCGTTCCCCGCAGGGAGAAACAGGTGTTCAGCAACCAGCCTCTGCGCAAGTTGGAAAATTTGAACTTGTTCGGCAACGGGTCCAACGAAGAATAGAATCTTCCTGGCCCGGTGAAATGCACAAACGCCCCTCCGGATCGATTCCGGAGGGGCGTTTGTGCGAGAGGAATGCTTCAGCCGGCCGTTATTTGCCGTTGCAGGTGAAGTTTGCCTCGATGCGGCGGTTCTGCTTCCTGCCGTCGGCGGTCTTGTTGCTGGCTACCGGTTTGGTGAGGCCATGGCCCTTGGCGCTGATGCGTTCCGGAGCGACATTGAAGGTCTTGATGAGATAGCTGCGTACGCTGTTGGCGCGGCGCTGGGAGAGCTTCATGTTGTATGCCTTGCCGCCCACGTTGTCGGTGTGGCCTTCGATGGCTCCCTTGGCGGTGGGGAATTCGGCCAGGAAGTCGGCAACCCTTTTCAGCTCGTCATTGTACTGTGGCTTGATGTTGGACTTGTTGGTGTCGAATTCGATGTTGAGAACCGTGGGGCTGCAGAGCTTGACCGGGCAACCGGTCTTGTCCACGGTGGTGCCTTCCGGGGTGCCGGGGCACTTGTCATAGGAGTCATAGACGCCGTCTTTGTCGGAATCCAGCGGACAACCTTTGGTGTCGACCTTCACGCCTTCCGGCGTTCCGGGGCAGTTATCCTGATAGTCATAGACGCCGTCCCTGTCGGAATCCAGGGGGCAGCCCTTTGCGTCGACCTTCACGCCCTGGGGAGTTCCGGGACAGTTGTCAGCGGTATCGAACACGCCGTCGCCATCGCTGTCAGATGGGGCAACCGGTGCCACCACCGGTTCGGGCGCCGGTTCAGCCACGGGAGCGGCTTCCGTCTTTCCGCCAAAGGGAAAGTGGAGGCCCATGGTGTATTCAACCGCGTGCTGGGTCTCGCTTGCCTGGCGATAGATCAGGTGGCGCACATCGCCGCGCAGGGCGACCTTGTCGTTCAGGAAATACTTGGCGCCCAAGCCGTAGTCGCCCACGCCTTTGACATCTGAGCTCTCTCCGGCCGGAACGGCCCCCTTGAAGGTATGGGCGGCATAGCCGGCGGCGAAGTAGGGGACGAATTTGTTGTCGGGGAAGAAGTGGTAGAGCAGCTCGCCGCCCATGCGGTAGTAGTCGGTGTTTTTGCCATTGGTGAGCTTGCTGCCGTTACTGGTCGGCTCGGTGTTGGAGTAGTCGAACAGGGCCTCGATGCCCAACGCCTTGGTGAAGTTGTACCCGGCACGGATGCCGTAGACCGGCGCGGTCTCCAGGTGCTGACCGCCTCCGAACGTGATTCCACCGATTACGGGTGAGAGCGAGAATGCGCCTTCTCTATTTTCGGCGGATGCGGCTGTTGCCAGAGCTATCAGGGAGCCTGCCACCAGCAACGAGATTCTTGCTGTCTTTTTCATGTTGTTGAACCTTCTTTTGGGTTTGTACTACGATTAAGCAATCTCCATCTTAAAATTCTTAGCACACTCTTTTGTCTTCATGCAATACAAAAGTCCCCGGCGCCGCTTCTGGATCGTGGTATGGGTCAAGCATAACACTTCAGTTTTCAAGCACAAGTTTTCAGGTTTCTTTTTTCGTGACAGTGCTATGGCTCGCCATGAAAGCTTGCCTTTTGGCATTTGTTTGCAGTACTGTTTTCGCCAGTGACGAACATGGCTGGAATGGAGGGGTAAGTGATGAGGGAGTCGTACTTCAGGGCGCGCAGGATTAGGGGAAATGAAACCATGCGGCGGATGGTCCGCGAGACCAGCCTGTCGGTCGATGATCTGGTTTACCCGCTGTTTTCAGCCTTCGGCAGCGGCATCATGAAGGAGATCTCCTCCATGCCGGGCATCTACCAGCAGTCCATCGAGCATCTGGTGGAGGAGTGCAGGGAGGTGCAGGGACTGGGTATCCCGGCCGTGCTGTTGTTCGGTATTCCAGAGAGTAAGGATGGGGTGGGGAGCGACGCCTATTCGGACAGCGGCATCATCCAGGAAACGATTCGCGCCATCAAGCGTGAAGTGCCTGGTCTGACGGTCATCACCGATGTCTGTCTCTGCGAATACACCGATCACGGTCATTGCGGCGTGATCGAGGATGGCGACGTGGACAATGACGCGACCCTGGAACTGCTGGCGAAGGAGGCGCTCTCCCATGTCAGGGCCGGGGCCGACATGGTGGCGCCGTCGGACATGATGGACGGCCGTGTGGCGGCAATACGCGAAGCACTGGACAATAGCGGCTTTAGCTCGGTTCCGGTCATGAGCTATGCGGTCAAATATGCCTCCGGGTACTACGGACCCTTCCGCGAGGCTGCCGAGTCAACACCCCAGTTCGGCGACCGCCGCAGCTACCAGATGGATCCTGCCAACCGCAGGGAGGCTTTGCGCGAGGCTTCCGCCGACATCGACGAGGGAGCCGACATCATCATGGTCAAGCCCGGACTCCCCTATCTGGATATCCTGCGCGACCTACGCAACAGCTGCAACCTGCCGCTGGCGGTCTACAACGTGTCGGGCGAATACAGCATGGTCAAGGCCGCTGCGGCAAACGGATGGATCGACGAGGAGCGGGTTGTGCTGGAGACCATGCTCGGCTTCAAGCGCGCCGGCGCCGATATCATCATCACCTATCATGCCAAGGATGTGGCTCGCTGGCTTGGGCGGAACTAGGCGGCCTATTCCCCCAGGCGTTCCGCCATTTCCTTCTTGTGCTGCCTGATCGCCCCGCCGCCGCCCGTTGACGGCACCAGGCTTTCTGGTGATTTCTCCGGCATCCTGGGAAGCCTGAACGAGCGCTTCTTTTCCTCTGGCTTGGGGGTCGCCGCGGTCTCTCCCACCGAGGAGGCAGCGGCCACTGCCGGCCGAACTGCGCCGACTCTCTTGCGCGTGATCCTGGCCTTGTGCCGTTTGGTTTTGGGGAAGGTCCGCTTCAGGTTGACCTCGTACGGCTCGAAGCTGGTCAGGGTGTCGCGGGTCGCCAGCACATACACCTTGCCGTCGGAACGCCAGACCCGCTTGGCCTGGATCACTCCGCCATCCTTCAGGTACAGCTTTGCCCCTAACGCCGGTGTCGCCAGCACGGTTGCAATTAGTGCTGCGCACAGTATCTGTTTCATATTCCCCTCCTGATATCGTGTAACAGTCTTGTATACCGCCACTGTAAAGCTTTTCAACGGCTAAACGCCGGATTTTGATGCATTCCCGAAGTAACGGTGCCTGGTCGGTAGGTCA
Protein-coding regions in this window:
- a CDS encoding NAD(P)/FAD-dependent oxidoreductase; translation: MPFIFRNLSISPQDDENCLPLLVAGQLGLPPALLRDLRIVRKGIDARKKPRVKLVYTISFMVADERSLRSRIADATAPHGLEWVPEVEPARFPSLRSSERIVIVGSGPAGLFAALRLTEYGLNATLIERGQPVEQRARDVQQFWRNGILNPESNVQFGEGGAGTFSDGKLTSRSRDALVPWVLERLVDFGAQPEVRYLAKPHIGTDRLRHVVANLRAHLLERGTRVCFGSRLSDLIVRDGRCRAIVVNDCEELACDRLILATGHSARDTYELLHRRGVPMERKAFAMGLRVEHPQALIDAIQYGGTRHPNLPPADYALAWNNRGSGRSAYSFCMCPGGVVVAGASEQGGVVTNGMSGQLRNSPFANSALVVNVTPDDFGGPGPLAGIHFQRHWERKAFSAGGGGFRAPAQGVLSFMGLPGQRALSSSYRPGIVESELDQVLPPLVISTLREGLVDFNRRMRGFICAEAVLVGIESRTSAPVRIVRDERFESIGIGRLYPAGEGAGYAGGIMSSAIDGVRIADTIAASLDGRA
- a CDS encoding 3'-5' exoribonuclease YhaM family protein, with the translated sequence MTRQYVADIKDRDPVKGVFLVKEKIMAMAKNGKPYMNLRFMDKSGEVDAKLWDNTDVLDKLFDKNDFVRVRGKASVYMNKMQVVVAEISRVPDEEVNLADFLPESPRSIGEMRQELRDVVGALDNSHLKGLMEAFLADEPLMDQYCKAPAAKGMHHVYLGGLLEHSLALVRLIRAIVPLYEGINEDLLVVGALLHDVGKIQEMSYERAFDYTDAGKLLGHITIGVELVEDKIRQVDGFPRELSLLLKHMLLSHHGQYEFGSPKRPKTVEATILNYLDDMDSKINGIRTHIAKETASSSRWTAHHRLYDRYFFKVNGLDGEEEPVCAREEGCQVVPLEELPPPAVQRPVPRREKQVFSNQPLRKLENLNLFGNGSNEE
- a CDS encoding outer membrane beta-barrel domain-containing protein produces the protein MKKTARISLLVAGSLIALATAASAENREGAFSLSPVIGGITFGGGQHLETAPVYGIRAGYNFTKALGIEALFDYSNTEPTSNGSKLTNGKNTDYYRMGGELLYHFFPDNKFVPYFAAGYAAHTFKGAVPAGESSDVKGVGDYGLGAKYFLNDKVALRGDVRHLIYRQASETQHAVEYTMGLHFPFGGKTEAAPVAEPAPEPVVAPVAPSDSDGDGVFDTADNCPGTPQGVKVDAKGCPLDSDRDGVYDYQDNCPGTPEGVKVDTKGCPLDSDKDGVYDSYDKCPGTPEGTTVDKTGCPVKLCSPTVLNIEFDTNKSNIKPQYNDELKRVADFLAEFPTAKGAIEGHTDNVGGKAYNMKLSQRRANSVRSYLIKTFNVAPERISAKGHGLTKPVASNKTADGRKQNRRIEANFTCNGK
- the hemB gene encoding porphobilinogen synthase; translated protein: MRESYFRARRIRGNETMRRMVRETSLSVDDLVYPLFSAFGSGIMKEISSMPGIYQQSIEHLVEECREVQGLGIPAVLLFGIPESKDGVGSDAYSDSGIIQETIRAIKREVPGLTVITDVCLCEYTDHGHCGVIEDGDVDNDATLELLAKEALSHVRAGADMVAPSDMMDGRVAAIREALDNSGFSSVPVMSYAVKYASGYYGPFREAAESTPQFGDRRSYQMDPANRREALREASADIDEGADIIMVKPGLPYLDILRDLRNSCNLPLAVYNVSGEYSMVKAAAANGWIDEERVVLETMLGFKRAGADIIITYHAKDVARWLGRN